TTTCTCATTGATTCTTTAACATTTAAATAATTCAAATAAATTCCTTGGCAAGTTTCACCACGCATATAAGCTTCGTCTTGAGAACCTTCAACCGCGCCTAAATGAGTTTTCATTAAGAGATTGAATTTCTTGCCTTCGGTGAGTTCGCCGCCGCAATCCGGGCATTTTTTGCCTTCAATTTTATCAGACCTGAATCTCTGATGGCACTTTTTACATTCCACCAACGGATCGGTAAAATTTTCCAAATGTCCCGACGCTTCCCAAACAATTTTGGGCGTTAAAATAGAGCTGTCCAATCCCACCACGTCATCTCTTTTTTGAACTATTTCTTTCCACCAAGTTCGCTTGATGTTATTTTTCAATTCAACGCCAAGAGGGCCAAAATCCCAAGAATTGGCCAATCCGCCGTATATTTCAGAACCGGGGAAGATAAATCCTCGGCGTTTGCACAACGAAATTATTTTATCCATTTTTGTTAGTTCTTTTGCCATATGACATTATTATAACGCTTTTTTAAAAAAAGAAAAGAGGGGCACGTCTGACCGACGGCCCCTTTTTTTATTTCAATTAACATGGCAAATACTCTCCCTTTTCTATCTCATCTTTACTTAATGCCTTCAAATGCTTATTCCATTCTTTATAAAAAGTTTCTTTCCCGCTTTTATCCTTAACTAACACAGACACAATCGGCCAGCCCTCTTCATCAGGATAACTTATCTTTATGTCTTTTACTTTTGGACAAACATTCTGACAGCACTTAGTATGTTTCCATACACTGCCGGGAAACAATCCGCTTTCGTAACAAGCACACCATTTAAGTTTAGTGTCTGAATCTGAAACCATAAGTCCTTGCAGAGTTGCACAATGCTCACAGATCCCCCTAATTAACAAATATTTGAAATCCTCCTTTACTTGTACTTTTATAAGCCTGCAATCCTCCTTTACTTTTTTAAACCATTGAAGTATTTTCATTTTTCCTCCTTTTTTTATTGAACTAATCTTAGATTATCAAAAATTAAGAATTTGTCAAGTCCCAAGATTGCCAACAAATTTTAAATAGGTATAATAAAGATATGCCAGGTAGTGAAACTTTGACTTAGTCTTTTAAGGGGTTCTACCAAGCATATAAAGTAAAATTTTAATAATAAATTAACTATTTTTATAACTTTGACAGGAATAAATAACCGGTCAAAGTTCTACTACCTGGTATGAAAAATAATAAACCAAGTTTTTATATTTTAGGGGCAAGCGGATTTATGGGCGGAAAATTCGTGGAATATCTAAAACAAAATAATTTTGAAGTTTCCAACGAAAGAATTGATATTACTGATTTGCCGGCTTTAAAGAAAAAATTTAAAGAAATCAAACCTGATGTGGTGATTAATTTTGCCGGCGTCAGAGCTTATCCGAATATTGACTGGTGCGAAACTCACAAACAAGAAACAATTGCCGTAAATGTCGCGGGCGCGATTAACGTCGCTTTAGCCGCTCTGGAAGCGTCAAGTTTTATGATTCAAATCGCTTCGGGCTGTATTTATTCCGGCACGCCGGAAACGCCTTTTAGCGAAGAAGATGAACCGAATTTTTTCGGCAGTTTTTATTCCAGAATGAGAGTCGCAATGCAAATGGCGCTTAAAGAATTGCCCGTTCTTCAATTGAGAATCAGAATGCCGATTTCCATGTATTCTCATCCGCGCAATCTGCTTAATAAAATAATTTCTTACAAAAAAGTTATTTCTTTGCCTAATTCCGTAACTTTAATTGAAGATATGTTTCCGGCTTTGGTTAAATTGGCGGAAATCAAACCGACCGGAATTTTAAATTTAGTGAATGACAATTATCTGACTCACGAACAAATGCTTAAAGCTTATCAAGAAATAGTCAATCCAAATCATCAATATGAATTAATTTCTTTGAATGAACTTTATAATATTACCAGCGCCAAACGAAGCAATTGCATTTTGTCCAATCAAAAAGCGAAAGATTTGGGAATAGAAATGCCGGCAATTGACGAAAAACGGCTGAGAGAAATCATGGAAGTCTACAAAAAATCTTTGTAAATTTTAGAAAATATAAAATATTAAAAGACCGTAGAAATCTACGGTCTTTTAATATGCCAGGGGGCAGAATCGGACTGCCAACGCAAGGATTTTCAGTCCTTCGCTCTACCACTGAGCTACCCTGGCGTAAAATTTAAACATCTTAAATATTAATAGTCCTTCGCTCTACCACTCCGACGCCTTTACAGGGACCGGAGTCCAGACTTTTACGTCGGGGCTGAGCTACCCTGGCGTAAATCATTTCAATATTAAAACATTGTAACATTTTAACAAGTGGGCGACCAAGGAATCGGACCTTGTACTCTTCCGTGTAAAGGAAACGTTTTACCATTAAACTAGTCGCCCCTTGATGCCCTTTAAATTTTTATTCGAGAGAATAATTCGGTGGTTCTTTTGTAATAATAATATCGTGAGGGTGAGATTCGGTTTTGCCCGCCTGTGTGATTCTAATGAAATCTGCTTTTTCGTGAAGTTCAGAAATATTTGCCGCGCCGACATATCCCATTCCACGTTTCAGTCCGCCCAAATATTGAAAAATTACTTGTTCCAATTCTCCTTTGTAAGGTTTTAATCCTTCAACGCCTTCGGCAATAAGTTCTTTTTTTCCTGTATCCACTTGTCTATACCTTTCTCGACTGCCTTTGTTAACTTCCATTGCCCCGATAGAACCCATTCCTCTGTAGACTTTCCATTGTCTGCCATCTTTAAAAACTATTTCACCTGGCGCCTCTTTTGTTCCTGCCAGCATGCCGCCCATCATCACAGAACACGCACCTGCACCAATAGCGATAGGAATGTCTCCTGAATTATGCAACCCGCCGTCCGCGCAAACAGGAATATCAAACGCGCCAATAGCCTTTGCGCATTTGTAAACAGCACTTACTTGAGGCGAGCCGATTCCCGCGATAACTCTTGTAGTGCAAATTGAACCCGGTCCCTGACCTACTTTTACTCCGTCAGCACCCGCCTTGGCGAGTCGACAGGCCGATTCCGGTTCTGAGACATTACCGACTACAACATCAATTTTATAATTTCTTTTTATTTCTTTAAGTGTTTCAATAACTGATTTTGTATCTGCGTGCGCCGTACTGATTACCAACACATTAACTTTATTTTTTACCAATAAATCAATCCGTTCAAAATCATTCACGCCCACTGCCGCGGCCACGATTAACTGTCCATTTTTATCCACATTGCATCCGGTAGGATTTTTCATTATTATTCTTTGAACATCTTTAAAAACATACATCCCTGCGATTTTACCATTTTTATCCAACAACGGCAAAATCTTCTTTTTTGTTGCCATCATTATTTTATGCGCTTCTTTTAGAGAGGTCCCTTTTGGCGCCGTGATGATTTTTTTACTCATGACTTTTGCGACCGGAAGAGAAAAATCTTGGCAAAAATCAAAATCGGTCTTACTTAATATACCGATGAGTCGATTAGCTCTATTAATAACAGGAAAGGTGCAGAAATCATATTTCTTTTCCTCTTTTTTCATGAGAATTTCCCTTACGGATTCATTTTCGTACGCGCAAATTGGTTCGTCTATAAAGCCATTCAGATAATATTTTACCCTAGCCACTTCATCCGCTTGGTCTTTAGGAGAAAGATTTTTATGAATTACGCCAAGTCCGCCCAACAAAGCCATTCCTATTGCCATACCGCTTTCTGTCACCGTATCCATGTCAGCGCTAACGAGAGGAATTTTTAAAAAAATATTTTTCGAAAATTTTGATTCAAGATTTACGTTGTCCGGCATAACTTCGGAATGACCCGATTTTAGGCGAACATCATCAAAAGTCAGCGCCAATCCCAGTGCTTCCATCTTCTCAAAAAATGCATCTTTTGGGAATTTTTTCATAAGTTTAATTTACTAAATCCTCAACGCTAATTTCAAGAATCTTATTTTTGGTGGACCCGAGGGGAATCGAACCCCTTACTCTTCCATGCCATGGAAGCGTGTTACCGGTATACCACGGGCCCATAAAATTATTAATTAAAGTGCGGACGGAGGGATTCGAACCCTCGCAGGATTGCTCCCACATGCACCTCAAGCATGCGCGTATACCAGTTCCGCCACGTCCGCAATTATTTTATCAATGTTTTTAAATATTCTTTACCACAACCAGATTTAAAATATTTTTCTCTTTGTCTCGCTTGATATCTAGAACCAACAAATTCTGTAAATATAATTTTAAAAGGGATATATCGTTTATTTGATTTAGTTTTTCCAATATTATGTTCTTTTAATCTTTTCTCCGGATTTTCTGACATCCCAACATAAATATAATTATATTTAATACTTTTTATAGCATAAACATAATAACTTTCCATAATTTTAAAATTGTAATATAACAATTACATGCGCGTATACCAGTTCCGCCCTGCCTGCCGGCAGGCAGGCACGTCCGCCTAAAATAA
The nucleotide sequence above comes from Patescibacteria group bacterium. Encoded proteins:
- a CDS encoding sugar nucleotide-binding protein, whose product is MKNNKPSFYILGASGFMGGKFVEYLKQNNFEVSNERIDITDLPALKKKFKEIKPDVVINFAGVRAYPNIDWCETHKQETIAVNVAGAINVALAALEASSFMIQIASGCIYSGTPETPFSEEDEPNFFGSFYSRMRVAMQMALKELPVLQLRIRMPISMYSHPRNLLNKIISYKKVISLPNSVTLIEDMFPALVKLAEIKPTGILNLVNDNYLTHEQMLKAYQEIVNPNHQYELISLNELYNITSAKRSNCILSNQKAKDLGIEMPAIDEKRLREIMEVYKKSL
- the guaB gene encoding IMP dehydrogenase, whose product is MKKFPKDAFFEKMEALGLALTFDDVRLKSGHSEVMPDNVNLESKFSKNIFLKIPLVSADMDTVTESGMAIGMALLGGLGVIHKNLSPKDQADEVARVKYYLNGFIDEPICAYENESVREILMKKEEKKYDFCTFPVINRANRLIGILSKTDFDFCQDFSLPVAKVMSKKIITAPKGTSLKEAHKIMMATKKKILPLLDKNGKIAGMYVFKDVQRIIMKNPTGCNVDKNGQLIVAAAVGVNDFERIDLLVKNKVNVLVISTAHADTKSVIETLKEIKRNYKIDVVVGNVSEPESACRLAKAGADGVKVGQGPGSICTTRVIAGIGSPQVSAVYKCAKAIGAFDIPVCADGGLHNSGDIPIAIGAGACSVMMGGMLAGTKEAPGEIVFKDGRQWKVYRGMGSIGAMEVNKGSRERYRQVDTGKKELIAEGVEGLKPYKGELEQVIFQYLGGLKRGMGYVGAANISELHEKADFIRITQAGKTESHPHDIIITKEPPNYSLE
- a CDS encoding GIY-YIG nuclease family protein encodes the protein MESYYVYAIKSIKYNYIYVGMSENPEKRLKEHNIGKTKSNKRYIPFKIIFTEFVGSRYQARQREKYFKSGCGKEYLKTLIK